In Spirochaeta thermophila DSM 6578, the following proteins share a genomic window:
- a CDS encoding DUF3644 domain-containing protein: MKARSRELLDRAIAAMVAAIDIYNKPDFPYRAESFTILALNAWELLLKAKWLAMNRNRLSSLYVRQGGGSKRPRYKRTRSGSLLTHSIDYLTKKLTEQKVLDEACRKNLDALAELRDIAVHFYHRSPELAERVQEIGMAAVKNFAAAAQDWFNEDLSRFNFYLMPLSFVAPPVTEAVELNREEKRFLKYLASLENTDADPNARYSVAVNIEVRFVRSKSLAATPVRVAIDPNAPAVRLTEEQIRERYPWDYRELTEQCRRRYSNFKVDKEYHQLRKSLANNPQFAHIRRLDPQNPKSPKKTFYSQAILREFDKAYKKKS, encoded by the coding sequence ATGAAAGCCCGGAGCCGTGAACTGCTCGACCGCGCCATCGCCGCCATGGTGGCGGCGATTGACATCTACAACAAACCCGATTTTCCCTATCGGGCCGAGTCATTCACCATCCTGGCGCTCAATGCCTGGGAGCTTTTGCTCAAAGCTAAGTGGCTGGCGATGAACAGGAATCGCCTCAGCAGCCTCTACGTGCGGCAAGGCGGAGGCAGCAAGCGGCCGCGCTACAAGCGGACGCGCTCGGGAAGCCTGCTCACCCATAGCATAGACTATCTGACGAAGAAGCTGACCGAACAGAAGGTTCTGGACGAAGCTTGTCGCAAGAATCTGGACGCGCTTGCGGAACTGCGCGACATAGCGGTCCACTTCTACCACCGGAGTCCTGAGCTTGCGGAGCGCGTCCAGGAAATCGGTATGGCTGCCGTCAAGAATTTTGCTGCCGCCGCGCAGGATTGGTTCAACGAAGACCTATCCCGCTTCAACTTTTACCTTATGCCGCTGTCGTTCGTGGCTCCTCCGGTCACCGAAGCGGTAGAACTGAACCGGGAGGAAAAGAGGTTTCTAAAGTATCTGGCAAGCCTCGAAAACACCGACGCCGATCCCAATGCCCGCTACTCTGTTGCTGTCAACATCGAAGTTCGCTTCGTGCGCTCAAAGTCGCTGGCAGCAACACCGGTTCGGGTTGCCATTGATCCCAATGCGCCGGCAGTGCGGCTAACCGAAGAACAAATCCGCGAGCGTTATCCGTGGGATTACCGTGAATTAACCGAGCAGTGTAGGAGACGGTATTCCAACTTCAAGGTGGATAAGGAATATCATCAGCTTCGAAAGAGTTTAGCAAACAATCCCCAATTTGCTCACATTCGGCGACTGGACCCTCAGAACCCCAAGTCACCAAAAAAGACCTTTTATAGCCAGGCCATACTTCGCGAGTTTGACAAAGCCTACAAGAAGAAGAGTTGA
- a CDS encoding DUF6079 family protein — translation MRYGDLIQFEPIESVVQLRDADEAASARQLVSTYVISDEMAERMTHLVIPQLQFDQPVDNKGLLVVGNYGTGKSHLMSVISSIAEHADLLSALGNAQVAQAAERIAGKFKVVRTEIGATTMSLRDILTGSLEEHLAAMGVTYTFPDASQVPNNKRAFEEMMAAFHQEYPDHGLLLVVDELLDYLRTRKDQELILDLNFLREVGEVCKDLRFRFMAGVQEAIFDSPRFAFVADSIRRVKDRFEQILIARKDVKFIAAEHLLKKTAASQAKILEYLTPFAKFYGHMNERMDEFVRLFPVHPDYIDTFERVTAVEKREVLKTLSLAMKKLLDQEVPEDRPGLIAYDSHWTSLSENPSFRAVLANVSEQHFQYKEAA, via the coding sequence ATGAGATATGGAGACCTGATCCAGTTCGAGCCCATCGAGTCCGTAGTCCAGCTACGGGATGCCGATGAGGCCGCAAGCGCCAGACAGCTGGTCAGCACCTATGTCATCTCCGACGAGATGGCCGAACGAATGACCCACCTTGTGATCCCCCAGCTTCAGTTCGACCAGCCCGTCGATAACAAGGGGCTGCTTGTCGTGGGCAACTACGGCACCGGTAAGTCACACCTGATGTCGGTGATCTCCAGCATCGCCGAGCACGCGGATCTGCTTTCCGCCCTAGGCAACGCACAGGTGGCACAAGCCGCGGAGCGGATCGCCGGCAAGTTCAAGGTGGTCCGCACCGAGATCGGGGCCACCACCATGTCGCTGCGGGACATCCTCACAGGCTCGCTGGAAGAGCACCTGGCCGCCATGGGCGTGACCTACACCTTCCCGGATGCCAGCCAGGTCCCCAACAACAAGCGGGCCTTCGAGGAGATGATGGCTGCGTTCCACCAGGAGTATCCGGACCATGGCCTGCTCCTGGTCGTGGATGAGCTGCTGGACTATCTCCGCACCCGCAAGGACCAGGAGCTGATCCTCGACCTCAACTTCCTCCGTGAGGTGGGTGAGGTCTGCAAGGACCTGCGCTTCCGCTTCATGGCGGGTGTGCAGGAGGCCATCTTCGACAGCCCCCGTTTCGCCTTCGTGGCCGACAGCATCCGCCGGGTCAAGGACCGCTTCGAACAGATCCTCATCGCCCGCAAGGACGTGAAGTTCATCGCCGCCGAGCACCTGCTCAAGAAGACGGCGGCTAGCCAAGCCAAGATCCTCGAGTACCTCACACCGTTCGCCAAGTTCTACGGCCACATGAACGAGCGGATGGACGAATTCGTCCGCCTCTTCCCGGTCCATCCCGACTACATCGACACCTTCGAGCGCGTCACGGCGGTGGAGAAGCGCGAGGTGCTCAAGACCCTGTCGCTGGCCATGAAGAAGCTGCTCGACCAGGAGGTGCCGGAGGACCGGCCCGGTCTCATCGCCTACGACAGCCACTGGACTTCCTTAAGCGAGAATCCCTCCTTCCGCGCCGTCTTGGCTAACGTGTCAGAACAGCATTTTCAGTACAAGGAGGCGGCATGA
- a CDS encoding type II toxin-antitoxin system VapC family toxin — MAWAVEQLQQILNGRVVQKPKVALDTCCVQYYIGDPPAQPWADCLDPVFRAALDGRIELYVSTVVVSELLAHVHFAHRNTGYDPELDLLAILDRHFQVLDVNGDVARAAGRLRGTFVPGKKMSLKTPDALIGATSITNGHTLFITNDAQLAQALPAGTCVYLKELALEWLAENFPRTCFDTSKTIKPVRRGPGLADHLLSDTNEFGGVKLKPSVTCKRILADAWIAAAAINEACVFFVLTQRNGRKEEAAEVLFWQEALEQQRAAQRIVRYLREYLEVQYDRGKDRYLAALHKHAYGFVFTSLNRERARQLQPCFASKSDHQREADALKAYLTPLWRFRSALTLPGTTWFLCENGEARYLKPAETQQFLDKANNVLGWEGGR, encoded by the coding sequence ATGGCTTGGGCGGTTGAGCAGCTACAGCAAATTTTAAACGGCCGAGTGGTGCAGAAGCCTAAGGTAGCACTCGATACCTGTTGCGTCCAGTACTACATTGGCGATCCGCCCGCGCAACCTTGGGCGGACTGCCTCGACCCTGTTTTTCGCGCTGCGCTCGACGGTCGGATCGAGCTCTATGTCAGCACTGTCGTCGTCTCCGAGCTTCTTGCCCATGTTCATTTCGCCCACCGCAACACGGGCTACGATCCTGAGCTCGATCTCCTCGCCATCTTGGACCGTCATTTCCAGGTGCTCGATGTTAACGGTGATGTGGCGCGGGCCGCTGGCCGACTGCGCGGGACTTTCGTTCCTGGCAAAAAGATGTCGCTCAAGACACCCGACGCCCTGATCGGCGCAACAAGCATCACCAACGGCCACACTCTTTTCATAACGAACGATGCTCAACTGGCTCAAGCACTTCCTGCCGGCACCTGCGTTTATCTCAAGGAACTCGCCTTAGAATGGCTGGCGGAAAATTTTCCGCGTACATGCTTTGATACCAGCAAAACGATAAAGCCCGTTCGTCGAGGTCCAGGGCTGGCAGATCATCTCTTATCAGACACAAACGAGTTTGGCGGAGTTAAGCTCAAGCCTTCCGTAACCTGCAAGCGAATCCTTGCAGACGCGTGGATCGCTGCAGCCGCAATAAACGAAGCGTGCGTCTTCTTCGTTCTCACGCAGCGCAATGGCCGCAAAGAGGAAGCCGCGGAAGTCCTCTTCTGGCAGGAAGCCCTTGAGCAGCAGCGTGCGGCCCAGCGCATTGTCAGATACCTTCGCGAATATCTTGAAGTCCAATACGACCGAGGCAAGGATCGGTACCTCGCGGCATTGCACAAGCATGCCTATGGCTTCGTCTTCACTTCGCTCAACCGTGAGAGGGCTCGCCAGTTGCAGCCGTGCTTTGCGTCCAAGAGCGACCATCAGCGCGAAGCGGACGCCTTGAAGGCCTACCTGACACCGCTCTGGCGCTTCCGATCTGCGCTCACGCTGCCCGGTACCACCTGGTTCCTCTGTGAGAACGGTGAAGCCAGGTACCTCAAGCCGGCGGAAACGCAGCAATTCCTTGACAAGGCCAATAACGTTCTTGGATGGGAGGGTGGACGATGA
- a CDS encoding class I SAM-dependent DNA methyltransferase, with product MTTNKPNGANLGFENKLWEMADKLRGHMDAAEYKHVVLGLIFLKYISDTFEAHRKQLLQEPYADPEDRDEYLAANVFWVPPEARWEHIQAQAPQPTIGQVIDRAMEAIERENPSLKGVLPKDYSRPTLDKVRLGELVKLVGDIDLKARESGVKDPLGRVYEYFLGRFAAAEGKGGGEFYTPQCVVQLLVEMIEPYRGRVYDPCCGSGGMFVQSEKFVEAHGGKLGDIAIYGQESNPTTWRLAKMNLAIRRIDADLGPYAADTFFEDLHKDLKADFILANPPFNMSDWGGERLTEDPRWKYGVPPANNANQDMNLALACSGLLSLSRSEFFKN from the coding sequence ATGACCACGAACAAACCAAACGGCGCGAACCTCGGCTTTGAGAACAAACTCTGGGAGATGGCCGACAAACTGCGCGGCCACATGGACGCTGCGGAGTACAAGCATGTGGTGCTCGGCCTGATTTTCCTCAAGTACATCTCGGATACCTTTGAGGCGCACCGAAAACAGCTGCTCCAGGAACCCTACGCCGACCCCGAAGACCGGGACGAGTACCTGGCCGCCAATGTCTTCTGGGTGCCGCCGGAAGCCCGCTGGGAGCACATCCAGGCCCAGGCGCCCCAGCCCACCATCGGCCAGGTCATTGACCGGGCCATGGAGGCCATCGAGCGGGAGAACCCCAGCCTGAAAGGCGTGCTGCCCAAGGACTATTCGCGCCCCACGCTGGATAAGGTCCGCCTGGGCGAGCTCGTCAAGCTCGTGGGCGACATCGACCTCAAGGCCCGGGAATCCGGCGTCAAGGACCCCTTGGGGCGGGTGTACGAATACTTTCTCGGCCGGTTCGCCGCGGCCGAGGGCAAGGGCGGTGGCGAGTTCTACACGCCCCAGTGCGTGGTCCAGCTCCTGGTCGAGATGATCGAACCCTACCGGGGCCGCGTCTATGACCCCTGCTGCGGCTCGGGCGGCATGTTCGTGCAGTCCGAGAAGTTCGTGGAGGCCCACGGTGGAAAACTGGGTGACATTGCTATCTACGGCCAGGAGTCCAACCCCACCACCTGGCGGCTGGCCAAGATGAACCTGGCCATCCGCCGCATTGACGCCGACCTGGGGCCCTACGCCGCGGATACCTTCTTCGAGGACCTCCACAAAGACCTCAAGGCCGACTTCATCCTGGCCAATCCGCCCTTCAACATGAGCGACTGGGGCGGCGAGCGGCTCACCGAGGACCCCCGCTGGAAGTACGGCGTGCCGCCGGCGAACAACGCCAACCAAGATATGAACCTTGCTTTGGCTTGCTCAGGGCTCCTTTCGTTATCTCGTTCCGAGTTTTTTAAAAACTAG
- a CDS encoding N-6 DNA methylase yields MARTPDFNQFGEELWEIANVFRDDALHATERLETFSLFLFLKLWDEMALEQEEALGRSLNDEELAIPNKYRFHKWASDPDGYAKQHGFEDSVDFCRRMFDDLATRKVVDQYGKDITFDVRRLFGGTVFRLRYTTTIRALVSKLNELNLREIMMRGVGEPGERYDIFGRAYEYLLQKFGQNKEFAEYFTPRHIVDRMVQIIDPEIGETIYDPACGTGGFIVRAFEWVRAKIERKTISAAEKERLLRNLKEKHLIGVEHVPIVFKLALMNMILHKDGSSLLQNDDSLSNKAQDIHKNKYDVILANPPFGPTKQERLAQFEYHIKLYEALFIQHMMNALRPGGRAAVVLKEGLLFDSKKMLRAICRKLVEQFEVLAVISLPNGVFNPYSGAKTSIVVFRKPLGRDDVRTSKVWFYRVESDGRDLGATRRPLPDFETDGDLEHMVSLFPYTWRHEKDGGVRAILKADDLKQFESEKSWWATIEQIRATDYNLTAGRYCPHQAEAVEHEKPEVLINRLLELEEEITKDLQDLLTLVTVPTSPEGLKGAIRFSSETTE; encoded by the coding sequence ATGGCAAGAACACCTGATTTCAATCAGTTTGGCGAGGAGCTCTGGGAAATCGCCAACGTCTTTCGCGACGATGCGCTTCACGCCACGGAGCGCCTGGAAACCTTTAGCCTCTTTCTCTTTCTTAAGCTCTGGGATGAAATGGCCCTGGAGCAGGAGGAGGCCCTTGGCCGTTCCCTGAACGACGAAGAGCTGGCGATCCCCAACAAGTACCGATTCCACAAGTGGGCAAGCGACCCCGACGGTTATGCTAAGCAACATGGCTTTGAAGACAGCGTAGACTTTTGCCGGCGCATGTTCGATGACCTTGCCACCCGCAAGGTCGTGGATCAGTATGGCAAGGACATCACCTTCGACGTGCGGCGCCTCTTCGGCGGCACGGTTTTCCGGCTACGCTACACCACGACCATCCGCGCGCTCGTCTCCAAACTGAACGAACTCAATCTTCGCGAGATCATGATGCGCGGCGTCGGCGAACCTGGAGAGCGTTACGACATCTTCGGCCGAGCCTATGAGTACCTGCTCCAGAAGTTCGGCCAGAACAAGGAGTTCGCCGAGTACTTCACGCCGCGCCACATCGTGGACCGCATGGTGCAGATCATTGATCCGGAAATCGGCGAAACGATTTACGACCCGGCTTGTGGCACCGGCGGCTTTATTGTTCGGGCGTTCGAGTGGGTTCGGGCAAAAATAGAGAGGAAAACGATCTCGGCGGCTGAAAAGGAGCGTCTCCTGCGCAATCTTAAAGAAAAGCACCTCATCGGGGTGGAGCACGTGCCAATCGTCTTCAAGCTTGCCCTGATGAACATGATCCTCCACAAAGACGGCTCAAGCCTGCTCCAGAACGACGACAGTCTTTCCAACAAAGCCCAGGACATCCACAAGAACAAATACGATGTGATTCTTGCCAATCCCCCGTTTGGGCCGACCAAGCAGGAGCGCTTAGCGCAGTTCGAATACCACATCAAGCTTTACGAAGCGCTTTTCATCCAGCACATGATGAATGCCTTGCGCCCCGGTGGGCGTGCCGCCGTGGTGCTCAAGGAAGGGCTGCTGTTTGACTCCAAGAAGATGCTGCGCGCGATCTGCCGCAAGCTCGTGGAGCAGTTCGAGGTTCTGGCCGTGATCAGCCTGCCTAACGGCGTCTTCAACCCCTACAGCGGTGCCAAGACCAGCATCGTAGTCTTCCGCAAGCCCCTTGGCAGGGATGACGTCCGCACCTCCAAGGTCTGGTTCTATCGGGTGGAAAGCGATGGCCGCGACCTGGGTGCGACGCGCAGGCCTCTGCCCGATTTTGAGACCGATGGCGACCTGGAGCACATGGTTTCGCTTTTCCCCTACACCTGGCGCCACGAAAAGGATGGCGGCGTGCGGGCCATCCTCAAAGCCGATGACCTGAAACAGTTCGAAAGCGAAAAATCCTGGTGGGCAACCATTGAGCAGATTCGTGCCACGGACTACAACCTCACCGCCGGGCGCTACTGCCCGCATCAGGCCGAGGCCGTCGAGCACGAAAAGCCCGAAGTGCTCATCAATCGCCTGCTGGAGCTGGAGGAGGAAATCACCAAGGACCTCCAAGACCTTTTGACGCTTGTCACCGTCCCGACATCGCCCGAGGGTCTAAAAGGTGCCATCCGGTTTAGCTCAGAGACTACGGAGTGA
- a CDS encoding restriction endonuclease subunit S: MNKQQNYLPKGWQWAKLGDGQIATVVMGQSPPGTTYNEQGQGLPFYQGKADFGDVSPTPRVWCSAPKKTAEPGDILLSVRAPVGPTNLASHRCCIGRGLAAIRGERNALTLYLYFWFKHIEPWLSEQGQGSTFKAIGKDILENIIVPLPPLPVQERIVEILQKADEIRRKRKEALELAEKILPALFLEMFGDPATNPKGWETEPIGSLVHFDTALIKPEPGKTYLYLAPEHIESNTGNYTGPHPTDGREIGSAKYSFTSDHVLYCKLRPYLNKVVLPHTSGICSTELVPLRPGPKLLREFLAIYLRLPFFVATAVQKSQGTKMPRFGPELMKQERIIVPPIPLQRSFCLQASQLMEASRKLKEGLSLSSSCFDGLLSRAFTGELTAEWEAANADWIAERQAFYERLPRLVVLALIAEKAKQTGRAAAVLVTALMKYVFLLQMEGNADRRRFYHFVPYHYGPFAKELYDDLATLQAEGLVRVENDAEEEKTKITLADPAKAEEALSALPDDLKEAAAGIIETYGDLDHNALLETVYEKYPSYARKSRLRKRGKRS; this comes from the coding sequence ATGAATAAGCAACAGAACTATCTTCCCAAGGGTTGGCAGTGGGCCAAGTTGGGAGACGGACAAATCGCGACCGTCGTTATGGGACAGTCACCCCCGGGAACCACGTACAACGAACAAGGACAGGGGCTTCCGTTCTACCAGGGAAAGGCTGACTTTGGTGACGTGTCACCCACCCCGCGGGTGTGGTGCTCCGCACCCAAGAAGACTGCGGAACCAGGGGATATCCTGCTTTCGGTTCGGGCGCCTGTGGGGCCTACAAATCTCGCAAGCCACCGCTGTTGTATTGGCCGCGGCCTTGCGGCAATACGCGGCGAGAGGAATGCGCTGACTCTCTATTTGTACTTCTGGTTCAAGCACATAGAGCCCTGGCTCAGTGAGCAAGGACAAGGCAGTACGTTCAAGGCTATTGGTAAAGATATACTTGAAAACATCATTGTCCCCCTCCCCCCTCTCCCCGTCCAGGAGCGGATTGTGGAGATCCTGCAGAAGGCCGACGAGATTCGGCGCAAGCGCAAAGAGGCGCTGGAGCTGGCGGAGAAAATCCTGCCCGCGCTCTTCCTGGAGATGTTCGGCGACCCGGCAACGAATCCGAAGGGGTGGGAGACAGAACCGATTGGGTCTTTAGTGCACTTTGACACAGCCCTCATCAAACCGGAACCCGGTAAGACCTATCTCTACTTGGCACCGGAACACATAGAATCAAATACAGGAAACTACACCGGCCCCCATCCCACAGACGGGCGCGAGATAGGTAGTGCGAAGTATTCCTTCACTTCCGATCATGTGCTTTATTGCAAGCTACGTCCCTACCTGAACAAGGTTGTTCTGCCACATACCAGTGGTATTTGCAGTACGGAACTAGTCCCTCTCCGGCCTGGTCCTAAGCTGCTAAGAGAGTTTTTGGCTATTTACCTTCGCCTCCCCTTTTTTGTGGCCACAGCCGTACAAAAGTCCCAAGGAACAAAGATGCCGCGCTTTGGCCCGGAGCTTATGAAGCAGGAGAGAATAATTGTCCCGCCAATTCCCCTACAACGATCGTTCTGCTTACAGGCAAGCCAACTGATGGAAGCTTCCCGGAAGCTGAAAGAGGGATTAAGTCTTTCGTCTAGTTGCTTCGATGGTCTCCTCTCCCGTGCCTTCACCGGCGAGCTGACGGCCGAATGGGAGGCCGCCAACGCCGACTGGATTGCGGAGCGGCAGGCATTCTATGAGCGGCTGCCGCGCCTGGTGGTTCTGGCGCTCATCGCCGAGAAGGCGAAACAGACCGGACGGGCCGCTGCGGTGCTGGTGACGGCGCTCATGAAGTACGTTTTCCTGCTACAAATGGAAGGCAACGCCGACCGCAGGCGTTTTTACCATTTCGTTCCTTACCACTACGGCCCCTTCGCCAAGGAACTCTATGACGATCTTGCCACCCTGCAGGCCGAGGGCCTGGTGCGGGTGGAGAACGACGCCGAAGAGGAAAAGACGAAAATCACACTGGCTGACCCGGCCAAGGCCGAGGAGGCACTCTCTGCTCTCCCCGACGATCTCAAAGAAGCAGCTGCGGGGATCATCGAGACCTATGGCGATCTCGACCACAACGCCTTGCTCGAAACGGTCTATGAAAAGTATCCGTCCTATGCTCGAAAAAGCCGCCTGCGCAAGCGTGGGAAACGCTCATGA
- a CDS encoding DEAD/DEAH box helicase family protein, protein MNIPQINEDEVELLIEEHLRERGWNLTDFTVTRKRWREGLDGEEADRVFLREGRVVAILEAKRPGKDLWAALEQAKRYARAYKQNTGHDVPLLFASDGKVYLRQNLKANTLPERIKQFPTPAEFGEFFSPQAKELHGKLRDYQRVAVSQVLAAVQAGRRRMYLQMATGTGKTITAAGIIAKLWSVGLVRRTLFLVDRDALAVQTVKKFKTHLGDNFNIERATGSKEDKHRDILVSTIQHMAVRNKYLSYPADHFSLVILDECHRSYFGDWYGVLDHFAKGGAILLGLTATPADKETVNTDRFFTDPGQYPGPIYRYTIRQAETNPEVPEWERLAQCIHFKFHTNVDLEGVHDMGFDFEPEQLGRAVDVPQRNRLIAEKYFEVIGTRQPVKTIVFAASIAHAKNLRYALIEKYNELNNLPPNDAAAEKFIVAVHNEMPGARTLIEEFQKITPAEERKAIIEQAHKDPNMAPRPIVLVGVGMLDTGIDAPDVEVLLMARPTKSKVLYVQMKGRGTRKCRETGKEFYKLVDFVDITRLEPVITNDTPGIEDEPVEQEEEEVIRREREEAGEGAGAKGEKVGSEQQMVIADVPVHLVFSETISPAVLEELRRQVEAQLKGGIEREGLKQRFVQTILCWRYFKGATMPDHSFLATMGFDLSTLRDLYGEPEATLEDFIAVAMGEADFETLHRRREFEKWALGKSLTSEQRELVLMVCDFKRANPDIKPEQILRSHLLDQAGGLPRIKALFGGLDKLLSLADEALSLETGTPIEEENHGKNT, encoded by the coding sequence ATGAATATCCCCCAAATAAACGAGGATGAAGTGGAGCTCCTCATCGAAGAACACCTTCGCGAGCGCGGATGGAACCTTACCGACTTCACCGTGACCCGCAAACGCTGGCGCGAGGGTTTGGACGGCGAGGAAGCTGACCGGGTATTTCTTCGGGAAGGTCGAGTTGTGGCAATCCTGGAAGCGAAGCGACCCGGGAAAGACCTATGGGCCGCGCTGGAACAGGCTAAGCGCTACGCCAGAGCCTACAAACAAAATACCGGTCATGATGTCCCACTCCTGTTTGCGAGCGATGGGAAAGTCTACCTTCGGCAAAACCTGAAGGCCAATACGCTACCAGAGCGCATCAAGCAATTCCCAACACCTGCCGAATTTGGCGAGTTTTTCAGTCCGCAAGCGAAAGAACTACACGGCAAACTGCGGGACTACCAGCGTGTGGCAGTTTCTCAAGTACTGGCTGCTGTCCAGGCAGGCCGCCGCCGCATGTATCTCCAGATGGCAACAGGCACCGGCAAGACGATTACCGCTGCGGGCATTATTGCAAAGCTCTGGTCCGTTGGCTTAGTCCGAAGGACGCTCTTCCTCGTAGATCGGGATGCGCTTGCCGTTCAAACCGTCAAGAAGTTCAAAACGCACCTTGGTGACAACTTCAACATTGAGCGGGCAACAGGCTCAAAAGAAGACAAACATCGCGATATCCTGGTCAGCACGATTCAACATATGGCAGTGAGAAATAAATACCTCAGCTATCCTGCTGATCACTTTAGTCTCGTTATCCTTGACGAATGTCATCGCTCTTATTTTGGTGACTGGTACGGCGTGCTCGATCATTTCGCCAAGGGCGGCGCCATCCTGCTGGGCTTGACGGCCACCCCCGCGGATAAGGAAACCGTCAACACGGATCGCTTTTTCACCGATCCAGGCCAGTATCCTGGGCCCATTTACCGCTACACGATCCGCCAGGCTGAGACCAATCCCGAGGTGCCGGAGTGGGAGAGACTGGCCCAGTGCATACACTTCAAGTTCCACACCAATGTGGACCTGGAAGGCGTGCACGATATGGGCTTTGACTTTGAACCCGAACAATTGGGCCGAGCTGTAGATGTCCCCCAACGCAACCGACTGATCGCTGAAAAATACTTCGAGGTCATCGGAACCCGTCAGCCTGTCAAAACCATCGTCTTCGCAGCCTCTATCGCCCATGCGAAAAACCTTCGCTACGCCCTGATCGAGAAGTACAACGAGCTGAACAACCTTCCACCCAACGATGCCGCAGCCGAAAAGTTCATCGTTGCGGTCCATAACGAAATGCCGGGCGCGCGCACTCTTATTGAAGAGTTCCAAAAAATTACCCCTGCCGAGGAACGCAAGGCGATCATAGAACAGGCGCACAAAGACCCCAACATGGCTCCCAGACCCATTGTCCTTGTAGGTGTCGGGATGCTGGACACGGGCATCGATGCGCCAGATGTCGAGGTGCTGCTGATGGCCCGCCCGACGAAATCGAAGGTGCTCTATGTGCAGATGAAGGGCCGCGGCACCCGCAAATGCCGGGAAACGGGCAAGGAGTTCTACAAACTCGTGGACTTTGTGGACATCACACGGCTTGAACCTGTCATCACCAACGACACGCCAGGCATCGAGGATGAGCCGGTTGAGCAGGAAGAGGAGGAGGTCATCCGGCGCGAGCGGGAAGAAGCCGGTGAAGGCGCAGGAGCTAAGGGCGAAAAGGTCGGCAGCGAACAGCAGATGGTCATCGCCGATGTCCCCGTGCACCTGGTCTTTTCGGAGACTATCTCCCCTGCTGTCCTTGAGGAACTGCGCCGTCAGGTTGAAGCACAGCTCAAAGGAGGCATCGAGCGCGAGGGTCTCAAGCAACGCTTCGTCCAAACCATCCTGTGCTGGCGGTACTTCAAGGGAGCAACCATGCCGGACCACTCATTCCTGGCAACCATGGGGTTTGACCTCTCAACGCTTCGCGATCTCTACGGTGAACCCGAAGCCACGCTGGAGGACTTTATCGCCGTGGCCATGGGCGAAGCCGATTTCGAAACACTGCACAGACGTCGCGAATTCGAGAAGTGGGCGCTGGGAAAGAGCCTGACCAGTGAGCAGCGCGAGCTGGTCCTCATGGTTTGCGACTTCAAGCGTGCTAACCCCGATATCAAACCGGAGCAAATCCTCCGCAGCCATCTGCTTGACCAGGCCGGGGGACTGCCCCGCATCAAGGCGCTTTTCGGCGGGTTGGACAAGCTGCTCTCGCTGGCCGATGAAGCCCTCTCCTTAGAAACCGGAACACCCATTGAGGAGGAAAACCATGGCAAGAACACCTGA